A single region of the Mustela lutreola isolate mMusLut2 chromosome 2, mMusLut2.pri, whole genome shotgun sequence genome encodes:
- the LOC131825721 gene encoding olfactory receptor-like protein OLF4, whose product MHISEVIYFLYLTYFTYPVDYMELENDTQISEFLLLGFLEEPELQPFIFGLFLCMYLVTILGNLLIILAISSDSHLHTPMYFFLANLSFVDICFTSTTIPKMLVNIQTQRKAITYESCIMQMFFFILFAGLDNFLLTVMAYDRFVAICHPLHYTATMNPGLCSLLLLVSWIMSALHSLLQTLMVLQLSFCTVLEIPHFFCELRQMIQLACSDTFLNNMVMYFAALLLGGAPLAGITYSYAKIVSSVCRISSVQGKYKAFSTCASHLSVVLLFYCTSLGVYLSSAATQNSHSGAVASVMYTVVTPMLNPFVYSLRNKDIKEAINVFFRGKP is encoded by the exons ATGCATATAAGTGAggtcatatattttctttatctgacttattttactta TCCTGTTGACTACATGGAACTAGAGAATGATACACAAATTTCAGAGTTTCTTCTTTTGGGATTTCTGGAAGAACCAGAATTACAACCATTCATCTTTGGGCTGTTTCTGTGCATGTACCTGGTCACCATACTTGGGAACCTGCTCATCATCCTGGCCATCAGTTCAgactcccacctccacacccccatgtatttcttccttgcCAACCTGTCCTTTGTAGACATCTGTTtcacctccaccaccatcccTAAGATGCTGGTAAATATACAAACACAGAGAAAAGCCATAACTTACGAAAGCTGCATCATGCAGATGttctttttcatactttttgCAGGTTTGGACAACTTCCTCCTGACTGTGATGGCTTATGATCGCTTTGTGGCCATCTGTCACCCCCTGCACTACACTGCCACCATGAACCCTGGGCTCTGTTCACTACTGCTTCTGGTGTCCTGGATCATGAGTGCCCTGCATTCATTGTTACAAACCTTAATGGTGCTGCAGCTGTCCTTCTGTACAGTCTTGGAAATCCCTCACTTTTTCTGTGAACTGCGTCAAATGATCCAACTTGCGTGTTCTGATACCTTTCTTAATAACATGGTGATGTACTTTGCAGCATTGCTTCTGGGTGGTGCTCCCCTGGCTGGAATCACTTACTCTTATGCAAAGATAGTTTCCTCTGTATGTAGAATCTCATCAGTTCAGGGCAAGTATAAAGCATTTTCCACCTGTGCATCACACCTCTcagttgttttgttattttattgcACAAGTTTAGGAGTGTACCTTAGCTCTGCTGCTACTCAGAACTCCCACTCAGGTGCAGTAGCCTCAGTGATGTACACTGTGGTCACACCCATGCTGAACCCCTTCGTCTATAGCCTGAGGAACAAAGACATAAAGGAGGctattaatgtatttttcagaGGGAAGCCATAA